In the genome of Palaemon carinicauda isolate YSFRI2023 chromosome 13, ASM3689809v2, whole genome shotgun sequence, one region contains:
- the LOC137651517 gene encoding GRB10-interacting GYF protein 2-like produces MINYLKRQKSVFLELTNELATKEELLRKAEQEVLASKSNNMQSLTEEQENIWCERKKEFENHFSMARQRLQVTEALLEEQRKNLESEKRHLVSREHQMKEYWDGKMAELGAREVALLSKEEQQKTKNLRKIQRKRK; encoded by the coding sequence ATGATAAATTACTTAAAGAGGCAGAAAAGTGTTTTTTTGGAATTAACAAATGAGTTGGCCACAAAAGAGGAGCTTTTAAGGAAAGCTGAACAAGAAGTACTTGCTTCCAAGTCTAATAACATGCAGTCGTTAACAGAAGAACAAGAAAATATCTGGTGCGAAAGGAAGAAGGAATTTGAAAATCACTTTTCTATGGCGAGACAGAGACTGCAGGTAACAGAGGCTTTGTTGGAAGAACAACGGAAGAATCTGGAAAGTGAGAAAAGACACTTGGTTTCTAGGGAGCACCAAATGAAGGAATACTGGGATGGAAAGATGGCTGAATTGGGGGCAAGGGAAGTTGCTCTTCTCAGCAAAGAAGAACAGCAGAAGACCAAAAATCTgagaaagatacaaagaaaaagaaaataa
- the LOC137651518 gene encoding putative golgin subfamily A member 6-like protein 3, translating into MEKSRLEVQKNFLQNKDAFLMEKEAVLMRKEQNVFRQISRLNEISKRQVEYEKELSAYEKLLMEKERQMTCQLQHNDNILKEAENCFLELTNELATKEELLRKAEQEVLASKSNNMQSLTEEQENIWYEREKEFENHFSMARQRLQVTEALLEEQRKNLESEKRHLVSREHQMKEYWDRKMTELGAREVALLSKEEEQ; encoded by the coding sequence ATGGAAAAATCTCGTTTGGAAGTTCAGAAAAACTTCCTTCAAAATAAAGACGCTTTTCTGATGGAGAAGGAAGCAGTTTTAATGAGAAAAGAACAAAACGTTTTTCGACAAATATCAAGATTGAACGAAATTAGTAAAAGACAAGTGGAATATGAGAAGGAATTATCAGCATATGAAAAGCTTCTGATGGAAAAAGAGAGACAGATGACCTGTCAATTACAACACAATGATAATATACTTAAAGAGGCAGAAAACTGTTTTTTGGAATTAACAAATGAGTTGGCCACAAAAGAGGAGCTTTTAAGGAAAGCTGAACAAGAAGTACTTGCTTCCAAGTCCAATAACATGCAGTCGTTAACAGAAGAACAAGAAAATATCTGGTACGAAAGGGAGAAGGAATTCGAAAACCACTTTTCTATGGCGAGACAGAGACTGCAGGTAACAGAGGCTTTGTTGGAAGAACAACGGAAGAATCTGGAAAGTGAGAAAAGACACTTGGTTTCTAGGGAGCACCAAATGAAGGAATACTGGGATAGAAAGATGACTGAATTGGGGGCAAGGGAAGTTGCTCTTCTCAGCAAAGAAGAAGAACAGTAG
- the LOC137651519 gene encoding golgin subfamily A member 6-like protein 26 translates to MDMDGIKSSSSPVTEMEITTKEYYSKYMDIDEQEEFHVETLRQKISQMLCSVERRYQDMDSKERELQRKEQRFHEQEVRQIEKSHWIHMEKCRLEVQIKFLQDKDAFLMEKEAVLMRKEQNISQDISRLNEIRERQVEFEKELSGYEKLLMEKERQMSCQLQHNVNILKEAEKCLLELTNELAIKQELLSRAKKDVLASKFNDMQSLTEERENISYEREKEFENHFSMARQRLKVTEALLEEQWKNLESEKRHLVSREHQMKEYWDGKMAELGAREVALLSKEEQ, encoded by the coding sequence ATGGACATGGACGGAATAAAAAGCTCTTCTTCTCCCGTTACTGAAATGGAGATAACAACTAAGGAgtattattcaaaatatatggATATTGACGAACAAGAGGAATTTCATGTCGAAACTCTGAGGCAGAAAATTTCTCAGATGTTGTGTTCGGTGGAGAGGAGATATCAAGATATGGATTCCAAAGAAAGAGAACTTCAACGAAAAGAGCAAAGATTTCACGAACAAGAAGTTAGACAAATTGAAAAGAGTCACTGGATACACATGGAAAAATGTCGTTTGGAAGTTCAGATAAAATTTCTTCAAGATAAAGACGCCTTTCTGATGGAGAAGGAAGCTGTGTTGATGAGAAAAGAACAAAACATTTCACAAGATATATCAAGATTAAACGAAATTAGGGAAAGACAAGTGGAATTTGAAAAGGAATTATCAGGATATGAAAAGCTTCTGATGGAAAAAGAGAGGCAGATGAGCTGTCAATTACAACACAATGTTAATATACTTAAAGAGGCAGAAAAGTGTTTATTAGAATTAACAAATGAGTTGGCCATAAAACAGGAGCTCTTAAGTAGAGCTAAGAAAGATGTACTTGCTTCCAAGTTCAATGACATGCAGTCATTAACTGAAGAACGAGAAAATATCTCTTACGAAAGGGAGAAGGAATTTGAAAACCATTTTTCTATGGCGAGACAGAGACTGAAGGTAACAGAGGCTTTGTTGGAAGAACAATGGAAGAATCTGGAAAGTGAGAAAAGACACTTGGTTTCTAGGGAGCACCAAATGAAGGAATACTGGGATGGAAAGATGGCTGAATTGGGGGCAAGGGAAGTTGCTCTTCTCAGCAAAGAAGAACAGTAG